The genomic region GAAATCGGAACTGCCAGGATCCAGCTCGGCCGGACCGACTTCACCGCAGCCGGGACCGTCGACTGGGGCCGCCGTCGGCTGTCCGCCTCCGGAACGGCCTCCTCGCCCTTCGGCCGGACGGCCGATTTCGGCATTCGCGAACCCGTCTCATGGCGGCGCCTCGCCGGGCAGTGGAGTCTGGATGGCGATTTCACTGCGCCGGAGATCAAGGCCCAGCTCTCCGCGGAATCGATCGGCGTATCGGCGTTTCCGCAGGTACCCGTCTCGGCCAAGGTCGAAGGAAACCTGGCCGACGTCGTCCATTTCGTCGCCGATGTCCCTTCGGACCTGGCCAAGGCCACGGCGACCGGAACGGTCACGGGCCCGCTTGCGCACAAACCGCTCCAGCTCGACGCCGCCGTCACGGCCCGCGACATCGATTTTTCGAGGCTGTCGAGCTGGATCGCATCCGCATCGTCGCCACCCGAGGTCGACACAGCGGCAGCGGCGCGCTACCTCGAGACGCTGGCGGGACGCGGAAGTGCCGAGCTCGAACTGGCTTATTCCGATGTTGAAAAAACGGTCACCGGATCGGTCCATTCGGGTTCGGTCTCGCTCCGGGGCGTCACGGTACAAGCGGTGTCCGCCGATGGGAACTGGCGCGGCGGCCCGCGTGGGGGGCACTGGCAAGGAGCTGCATCCGGCGATATCGCGGGCGGCCGCATCCAGGTCGGCGGGACGGGAGAAGGGATGCGGGCCGAGCTCAAGGGGTCCGCGGACCGGATCGACATCGCCCGGGTGGCGGCGCTCTTGCCGGGGCGGCAGCTCGACGGGATTCAGGGCGCGGTTTCGCTCGATCTCCTCGCCCGGGTCGACGCCGGAGGGCGGTTCGAACTCCCGGATGTTCGCCTTTCGATCTCCGATTTGGTGGCCGCAGGGGTTTCGTGGGGTCGAGTGACCGGCAACGGGAAGCTGGGCGCGGAGACAGGCTCCTTCGGTTTCGCGTCCGAATCGCCGGCGTTAAGGTTAACCGGTGGGATCTCCCGCGGGCAGGGAATTCCCGTCACTTTTCGCCTGTCGGGCGCGCAGCTCCCGACCTCTCTCATTGCATCCATGGCGGGGAAGTCGTCGCTTCCTACCGAGGGGAAATGGGACTTCGAAGCCGACGGTCAGCTCAAAGCGTCGGAGCTGGCAGGAGGGATCCGGTCGGTCCCATCGGCCACTTCGGCATTCCACTTCCGGTTGTCGGGAACTTCCCCGTCGGTTTCCGAGGTCGGATTCGAATCGGTTTTAGCGGAGGGACGAAAGGAAGGCGCAGCACTCGTCGGCGAGATCCGGACCGGCGCTCCCGACGGAAGGCTTGCCTGCAAGATCGGCCTCCAGGGACCCTATCCCTTTCACGCCGAAGGACCATTCTCCTTCGGGAACCGAAAATCGGTCGGGAAGGAGGAGATGCGCAATCCCTTCTCGATGTCGGGGCGGATCGAGCTGACCGGCACGCTTCAGTCGTTCGACAAGACGACCGGATCGATCCAGGTCGACCAGCTTCGTTACAAGCAAGGGGGGATCGATCTCTTCGGCAAGGAGCTCGCGGCGAAGCTTGGCGCTGACGGAATTCGCTGGTCCGGAGGGACGGTCGTCGCTTCCGGGAACCCGATCTCTGTTTCGGGGAAGGTCTCGTGGAAGGGAGAGATGGATGCGCGGGTCGAGGGAAAGATGCCCGCCGCGATGGTCCGCCTGGCGACCGACATCTTCGACCGTCTCGACGGGACGGTGACCATGAACATCCGCGTCACCGGAAAGCTCGACAACCCGAACATCGTCGGGACGGGCCACCTGGAAGGGGGGGTCTTTTCCTTCAAGGGGTACGGACAGCTTTTCGAGGAAATGAAGGCCGACGCGATCATCAGCCGGGAGAAGATCGTGTTCGAGCATTTCGACGGCCGGAGCGGCGGGGGATTCCTCGACGGCCGGGGCGAGTTGCCGCTGCAGTTCGACGCGGGGCAGCGGATGTTCTTCTCGGTCGATTTCCTCGACATGCGCTACCCTTACCCCGACGATTTCCGCCCGGTGCTCCAGGGGCATGCCGAGCTGATCGGTCCCGTCGAAAACCTCCTGGTGACCGGCGACATCGAGATCCAGTCGGCCCGCTATACGCGAACGATCCGTCCCCAGAAGTTGATGCTTGATTTCAAGCGCCGGCTGGCGGACGTGACGGCACGAAGGCAGAAGGACGAGTTCCGGGTCCGCCTTGATATCAACGTCGTGGCGGACGGGACGCTCGAGATCCGGAACAACCTGGCTACGGCGACGGCCAAGGGAGAGTTCAAGGTCGTCGGGGATACCAGCCGCATCATCGTGCTGGGCGCCTTCGACGTCCTCGAGGGCAAGATCGAGTTCCAGGGCGACGCCTACGACGTCAAGCATCTGAGCATCGATTTCAACGACCCTCGTCGCAACAATCCCCGGATCGACGGTCGGGCCGAAGTGAAAAAGAACAACTACCTCGTCACGATCCTGGTCACGGGGACGCTCGACAAGTACGAGGTCGACCTGGCGTCCGACCCCCCGCTCAGCAAGAACGACATCGTCAGCCTGCTTTCCCTCGGTGTCACCTCGCAGTCGCTCGCGGGGCAGGAAGGGTCGGTCGGGGCGTCGCTGGGCGCTTCCATTGCGCTCGGCCCCTACAAGGGGCGTGTCGAGGAGGGCATCCGCAACCTGGTCGGGCTCGACAAACTGGCGCTCGAGGCGGCATTCTCCTCCGCCACCAAGTCGTTCGAGCCGCGGTTCGTCGTCGGCAAGACGTTCGGCGAGCGGATCACCGTCTCCGTCTCGACGCTTGTCGGCGCGACGTCCGACAGCAGCGCCAGCATCGAGTTCAAGCTGCTCGAAAACGTGTTTCTCCAGGGGGCGTGGCAAAGTGCGACGACCCAGAAGACCGGCGACTTGGGGGCCGACATCAAGTTCAAATATCGATACCGGACATTCAGCGATTTCCTGGGCGGGCGCGACTAGATGCATCGACTTGGCACAGTCCGGCCGACGCTTTCGGTACTCGCGTTTTGCCTCGCCTCGATGGCATTTCCCGCGTGGGTGATGGGCGCAACGGACAACGCGTCTCCGGTCGTCCGCGCTGTCTCGTTCCAGGTTGCCTCCCCCTACCTCATCTCCTATCAGGAATTGACGGCGCTGGTGACGGTGCACCCCGGCGACCGGTTCGATCCCCAGGCGATCCGTGAATCCATCAAGGGGCTCTATGCCAAATCGGCGTTCCGGGATATATCCGCCTGGGAAAGGGTCGAGGGCGGCGCCGTGGAAGTCGTTTTCTTCATGCGCCCGATCGCGACGATCTCCGATATCGAAGTGAAGGGACAGGATCTTGTCAGCCCGGCCCAGATCCTGACCATGTCGCGTCTCAAGCGGGGCGCCCCCATCGAGACGCGCGACCTGCCTGCCGCCGAGGAATCGATCCGGGAAGGCCTTCGGCAGAAAGGATTCCCCGATGCCACGGCTTCCATTCGCGCGATCTGCAGCATCGAGAACGGTTCCGGCAAGCTGGTCGTGACGGTGAAGGAAGGGGAGCGGGGACGCATCGCGCACCTGGCGGTCGACGGCGCCTCCTTCTTCCCGCCGGAGAAGGTGAGGGACCTCCTGGGCTTCGAGGAGGGAGACCGCTTCGACTTCCGAAAATGGGACGACGGCGTGAAGCAGCTTCGTCGCGCATTCAAGCGGGAGGGGTTCCTCACGGTCCACGTCTCCGGCGTCTCGATCACGGGAACCGGCACCGACGGCCTGTCGCTTTCCGTCACGGTCGAGCCCGGAACGCGTTACGACGTCCGGTTTGACGGCGCATCCGAATACTCCGTCGGTCGGCTTGAAAAGGCATCGGGCCTGTACGGAGACGACGAGGCGACCGAAGGAGGGCTGATCTACGACGTCCGGGACCGCCTGCTGGCGTTCTATCGAACGCGCGACTACAGCCGCGCGCGAGTCGACGTGACGGTGGGCGACCGGGTCGACGACCGGGTCCCCCTGCGCATTGCCATCCGGGAGGGCGAAAAAGGTTACCTGAAGGAGATCCGCTTCGAGGGGAACGCCTCGCTGTCTTCCGCCAAGCTGCGCACCCAGATGACGAGCCGGGAGCGCGGTTTCTTCCACCTGCTGACCGGTTCCGGCGATTTTCAGGAAGAAGAGTGGGCCGACGACGTGAACGCGATCCTCGGGCTGTACCAGCAGGAGGGATTCGTCCGGGCACGCGTGTCGTCGATCGACACGGACTGGGACGAGCGTGGACGGATCACCAAGACGATCCACGTGGTCGAGGGCGCAAGGTATCGCCTCCGGGAGATCCGCTTCCACGGGAACGATCATTTCCTCCGTTCCGAACTGCTCGCGAAGATGGACAACAAGGAGGGGGCAATCGTCGATTACGTCGCCCTCGAGCGGGAACAGGAGACGATCGCGACGAGATATCGCGATGGGGGCTATCTCGACGCCGATGCCGAGGCGACGCTCGACTTCGACCCGGGGACCGACAATACGGTCGTGGCCCGCTTCGAGATCCACGAAGGAACCCGCTACCGGCTCGGGAAAACGGTCGTCCGCGGCGATATCCTGACCGACGCCATCGTCGTTCTCCGCGAGCTGCCCGTGCGCGAGGGGGCTCCCATCGGCGAGAAAGAGCTGCTGAAATTCCAGCAGGCCGTCTTCGGCACCGGGCTTTACAAGAGCGTTCGCGTGCAGCGGGTCAAGCAGCCGAACGGGATCCTCGACCTCGTCGTCGAAGTCGAGGAAGGTTACTTCTTCGAGATCGAATACGGGGTCGGCTACGGGACCGATACCGGAGTCCGCGGCTTCGTCGGGTCAAAGTTGCTGAACCTCGACGGCAAGGGCAGGAACCTATCCGGGCGGATCCTCGAAAGCCAGCGGGAGCAGAATTACATCTGGGACCTGCGCGAGCCCTGGATCTTCGGCAACCAGTGGAAGTGGGAAGGGGGGCTGACCGGTTCCTATCTCGCGGCGGAACGGGAAAGCTTCAAGTTCAAGAAGACGGCGCTGCTGACCAGCATCAACCGGACGATCTTCGACCGCTCTACGGTGTCGTTCCAGTACGAGCTCTCGCGCGACCGCGTCTACGACGTGGTTCCCGGCGCCGTACTCTCGGTCGAGGACCAGGGGACCGCCAACATCGCCGCTGCCCGCACCGTGCTCGTCTTCGATTTCCGGGACGATCCGTTCAACCCGACCAAGGGATCGTTCAATTCGGGGACGGTCGAGGGCGCCTCGGTCTACCTGGGGTCGGAAATCGAATACTACAAGCTCGCCGCGCAATCGAGCTGGTATTTCCCCCTTATCCGGGGGAACACGATCGTGGTCTCCGCTCGGGCCGGAATGATCCGGCCCACCGGGAAAACGAGCGAGGTCCCGATCCAGAAGCGCTTCTTCCTGGGGGGACGAACCACGGTTCGCGGCTTCAAGGAGGAAACGCTCGGCCCGAAGGCCGCCGACGGGACCTCCACGGGCGGCGACTACATGGTGAACACCAACGCGGAATTGCGGGTTCCGTTGCAGCATGGCTTCCTGCTCGCGGGCTTCTTCGACACGGGAAGCGTCTGGTTCCCTCACAACCAGGAAAGCGGCTTCGACCTTCGGAAAAGCGCAGGGGCCGGCTTGCGCTACCTGACCCCCGTCGGTCCACTTTCGCTGGATTTCGGCTGGAAGCTCGACCGGCGGCAAGAAGAATCGCCCTACGAATGGCACTTCACGATCGGCGCGATTTTCTGATCCTGCTTTCTGGAACCGCCTTATTCGTGTAAATTCAAAGGCGGGGAGGTGGGCGATGTCGAACGACCTGACAGGCCGGGTCCTGATGAGCGCCGCCCTGGTGGCCGGGGCGGGCTGCGTTCTCCTTCTTCTTTCTCGCGCGCGTGCCGAGCGACGCTATCGTTTCATGAAAACCCTGGCAGAAAAAGATTCCCTGACGCTCCTCTACAATCACGGCGCCTTCCACGAACGACTCGTCGTCGAGATCGAGCGCGCCGCCCGGTACGAACGCGACCTGTCCGCCATCATGATCGATCTCGACGGGTTCAAGTCCATCAATGACACGTTCGGGCACCTGGTCGGCGACGAGGTCTTGCTGCTGACCGCATCCATCCTCGGCACCTACCTGCGCAAAAGCGACATCGCCGCGCGATACGGGGGCGACGAATTCGCCGTGATCCTGCCCGAAACCGATCTCGAGGCCGCGGGCGCCATTGCCGGTCGAATCTCCAGCGGGATCACCGAGGCATCGGTCAAGTCGAGAACGGGCGAGGTCGTGCGATTCACCGCCAGCATCGGCTACGCCGTCTGCCGCCCCGAATCCAGCCGGCGCGGGGATATCCTCGGGGAGGCCGATCGCCTGATGTTCGAATCCAAGCGTCACGAGAAGGGCGGCGTCCGGGGAATGCAGATCTAGGATGAAAGCGCTGCTGCGGCGAATGCAACTCGCTTCCGGCGAGATTCCGACTACCGAGGAACTCGACCTGATCAACGAGTCGCGGGAGCGCGTCGAACTCGTCATCCGGGCTCGTTGGGCGCTCCTCGCGATCATGGCCCTGTTCGGGGGGATCGCCTTCGTTTTTTTCCAGTTCGCAAGCGCGCGAGAAGAGGAGGTCCCGCTAGCCCAGAAAGTCGTCCCCGTCGTCGCGCTCCTCTTCGTCCTGGGCTACAACGCCCTGTTCTCCTGGCTGTCCAATCGGCTGGTCGGCATTCGCGGCCTCAACATGCTCCAGCTGCTGTTCGATCTCGTGTTCGTGACGGTGCTGGTCCATTTCAGCGGCGGGGTCCTCTCCTGGTTCTGGGCCATGTACCTGGTCTTGACGCTGGAGGCCGCCCTCATCATGGAGAAAAGGGGCGACTGCCACATCATCGCCGCCACCGCTTCGCTGGCTTTCGGCGGGCTTCTGATCGCGGAATTCTCCGGCCTCCTCCGGCCGGTGCCCATGCCCTTCTACGCCGACACGACGCTGCAGCACAACTTCTCCTACGAGATGATCAAATGGGCCTGGATGTCGATCGCCTGCTTCTGCGTCGCCCACATCGGCTCCTACATGATGGACACCATTCGGACGCGGGAGGCGCAGCTCCACGTGCTGGTCAACCGGGATCCGCTCACGTCCCTCTACAACCGTCGTCATTTTTTCCTGCGGCTCAATTCCGAGATCCAGCGCGCGCGTCGATATGGCCGCACGCTTTCGTTGCTCATCATCGACGTCGACCACTTCAAGCGCTACAACGACGCCTTCGGGCACCCTGCCGGCGATCAGCTCCTGAAGGATCTCTCCGCGCTGTTGATGACGGGCATCCGGCGCAGCGACCTGAAGCCGTCCTACGAAGTCGACATCGGGTGTCGCTACGGGGGGGAGGAGTTTGCCATCATCCTGCCCGAGGCGGCCTCGGTGCAGGGGGAAGTCGCGGCCGAGCGGCTCCGGGCAAGCGTCGAGACGCGCGGGGCGATCGTCGTCGCCGAAAGAATCAGGCAACTGATCGAAAAGGCGAAGTGGGACGGGAGGACGGTGACCGTCAGCATCGGCGTCGCCAGCTTCCCCGAGCACGGGGCGGAGATCGAGCCGTTGCTCAAGGCGGCCGACGATGCGCTTTATGCCGCCAAGGCGCAGGGGCGCAACAGGGTGATGGTCGCGGACTCCGGGAACCCGGGGCAGAGGGAGGAGCAGGGGCGTGGATAGGATATCCATCGAGCGGTTTCGTCTGGCGCTGTTCGGGCGCATGATCATGGGCGTCGCCCACGAGGTCGATAATCACCTCAGCGTGGTGCTCGGATTTGCCGAGCTGCTCCAGTTCGCGGGGGGCAACGAAAAGAAGGTCCAGGACAGCGCGGGCAAGATCATGGCCGCGGGCGACCGGATCAACCGGATCGTGAAGCAGTTTTCCCACTACGTCCGGCCCCACGAGCCTTCCGTCGAACCGTTCTCCCCGTCAGAGATGCTGCCGGAGGTCTACGTGTTCACGAAATACGACCTGGGGCGCGGCAACGTGACGGTGGCGTTTCCCGAAACCGTGCCTCCCGGCCTGATCAACGGGGACCGGCGCGACCTGGGGCTCGCGCTGACTTGCCTCCTGCTCAACGGATCCGAGGCGATGGCCGACCGGGGGGGAACGCTGACGCTCGACGTCGTGAAGGATGGGGCGTCCTGGCGCTTCCGGGTGGCGGACCAGGGGCCCGGGCTGGGCGTCGAGGCGGGGGAGCGGGCCTTCGAGGAGGGATTCACGACCCGGGAGGGTGCGGCGCACGCGGGCCTGGGACTTCCGGTGGCCCGTTTCCTGGCCGAGGCCGCGGGGGGAGAGGTGTCGGTCGAAAACGCCCCCGGGGGGGGCTGCGTCGCGGAGCTGCGCGTCCCGGTCCGGTGACGCGAACGTTCTTCAGGCGCCGGCGGGAAGCGGCGACAACCGGGTGAATTCCCGTGCCGGCGATTGATCCGTATCTTTTCGTCCGCTGAGGTAGATCTCGATCTCGGCGGGACCAGGCGAAGGCGGACTGCCCCCTGACGACACCGTTACCTGGTCGGTGATGTCGGTTGCCAGCGCATCGAGCTCTTGGGAAGGTTCTCCGGCGGGGTTGCCGGCGGGAAGCCCGTTCCGGGCATAGACGGCCTGCCCCGCCAAATCGGCCTGCCGGGCACCGGAAAACGTCACCCGGTCTGCGACCGCGTCGGCCATTTCGGACAGCGTCTGCGCAACGGGGGTTCGGGTCGTCGGCGTTGCCAACGGCTGCTTTCGCCGGATGGCGCGCTCGGGAGTCGGCGGCCGGCGAACTCGCGTCGACAGCGTGACACGGTCCTGGATCGACTCGGAGATCGATGTGGCATCGACTCCCGATTGGACAGAAGGCGGAGTCTGGGAGGATGAAATGCCGATCGCACGCGGGTCGGCATAGGGAAGGACGCTTCCGGGACCGGGAAATGGAATGCGCGCATGAACCGTGGGGTATGCGCCGGTGATGGCAAGAGACATGGACGACATGCCGACTCCCGCTGGCGGTTGGAAACGGTCGAGCAACATAGAATCCCGGAATTATGATTCTACCACAAAGGAGAAATGTTCATGATCGTCCATATCGTTCTCTTCAAGCTCAAGGATGGGTCGCCGGAAAGCGTTGATTCGGCGCGCGGGGTGCTCGAGGGGCTTCGGGGCAAGATCCCGGTCCTGCGGTCGCTCGAGGTCGGTGTCGACATCCTGCGCACCGAGCGCTCATACGATCTCGCCCTGACCGCCGTCTTCGACTCGCTCGACGATCTGCAGGCGTATCAGGTCCACCCCGCGCACCAGGAGGTGATCGCGTACATGGGGCGGGTGCGGGAATCCGCGGTGGCCGTCGATTATCGGCGTCCCTAGAAGAATTCCTGAAGACGGGTGAACGCCTCATGGCCGGCGTCGTGGCGCCGGACCTCCTCGACGTCCACGAGTTTCCGGACCTGGCGCACCACCTGCTCCAGGCGGTCGTCTTCATTGACGAGCAGCCAGATCCGGCTCTTCCCGTCGTCGTGTCGCAAGGGCATGCAAAGGATCCCCTCGACGTTGTAGGCGCGCCGCGAGAAGAGGCCGCAGACGTGGGATATGACGCCCGGATGGTTGGAGACGGTCAGTTCGAGGACGGCGTTCATTGCGGCTCCCCTCCGATCATTGTCGTGTTGGCGGCGCCCGGCGGCACCATCGGGTAGACGTTGTCCGACGCGTCGACGGGGACCCGGACCAGGCAGGGACCGGTTCGTTCAAGGAGGCCGGCCAGCGCATCACGGGGGTTCCCCGCGGTCGAAAGGTCGATTGCCGGGATCCCGAACCCCTCCGCGATCTTGACGAAGTCGGGTTTTGCCTTGAAGTCCGACGCGAAATACCGACCTCCGTAGAACAGCTCCTGCTGCTGGTGGACAAGCCCCAGCGCCCCGTTGTCGGCCAGCAGCACCTTCACGTTCAGCCCCTCTTCGGCAGCCGTCGCAAGTTCCTGGATGTTCATCAGGAGGCTGCCGTCCCCGGTGAAGCAGGCCACGGTGCGGTCCGGCGCGGCCAGCGCGGCGCCGATGGCCGCGGGAAGGCCGAACCCCATGGTCCCGAGCCCCCCCGAAGTGAGCCACTGGCGCGCTTTCGAAAAAGGCCACGCCTGGGCGGTCCGCATCTGGTGCTGGCCGACGTCCGTCGCCACGATCGCGTCGTCTCCCAGGATGCGGGCGGTTTCCGAGATCAGGCCATAAGCCGTCAGGGGATCCCCTTGCCCGGGCAGCCTGATCGGGTGCGAAGACCGCAGCTCCCGCACGCGTTCGAGCCACGCTCCCCGGGCAGGGGACGCCGCTATCGGCAGCCACGCCTCCAGCACTTCCCGCGCGTCGCCGACGATCCCGATGTGCGCCGCCCGGATCTTGTCCAGCTCGCTTTCGTCGATGTCCACATGGATTATTCGCGCACCGGGGCAAAATTCATTGACCCTCCCGGTGGCCCGGTCGTCGAAGCGGGCGCCGACCGCGATCAACAGGTCGCATTCCTGGAGCAGCATGTTGGTGAAGCGCGCGGCGTGCATGCCCAGCATGCCGATCGACAGCAGGTGATCGGCGGGGATCGCCCCCAGCCCCAAAAGCGACGTGGTGACCGGGATGGCGCACGATTCCGCGAGGCGCTTCGCGGCCGGGGCCGCGCCGGACTGGATCACGCCGCCGCCGAGATAGAGAACGG from Candidatus Deferrimicrobiaceae bacterium harbors:
- the bamA gene encoding outer membrane protein assembly factor BamA, producing MHRLGTVRPTLSVLAFCLASMAFPAWVMGATDNASPVVRAVSFQVASPYLISYQELTALVTVHPGDRFDPQAIRESIKGLYAKSAFRDISAWERVEGGAVEVVFFMRPIATISDIEVKGQDLVSPAQILTMSRLKRGAPIETRDLPAAEESIREGLRQKGFPDATASIRAICSIENGSGKLVVTVKEGERGRIAHLAVDGASFFPPEKVRDLLGFEEGDRFDFRKWDDGVKQLRRAFKREGFLTVHVSGVSITGTGTDGLSLSVTVEPGTRYDVRFDGASEYSVGRLEKASGLYGDDEATEGGLIYDVRDRLLAFYRTRDYSRARVDVTVGDRVDDRVPLRIAIREGEKGYLKEIRFEGNASLSSAKLRTQMTSRERGFFHLLTGSGDFQEEEWADDVNAILGLYQQEGFVRARVSSIDTDWDERGRITKTIHVVEGARYRLREIRFHGNDHFLRSELLAKMDNKEGAIVDYVALEREQETIATRYRDGGYLDADAEATLDFDPGTDNTVVARFEIHEGTRYRLGKTVVRGDILTDAIVVLRELPVREGAPIGEKELLKFQQAVFGTGLYKSVRVQRVKQPNGILDLVVEVEEGYFFEIEYGVGYGTDTGVRGFVGSKLLNLDGKGRNLSGRILESQREQNYIWDLREPWIFGNQWKWEGGLTGSYLAAERESFKFKKTALLTSINRTIFDRSTVSFQYELSRDRVYDVVPGAVLSVEDQGTANIAAARTVLVFDFRDDPFNPTKGSFNSGTVEGASVYLGSEIEYYKLAAQSSWYFPLIRGNTIVVSARAGMIRPTGKTSEVPIQKRFFLGGRTTVRGFKEETLGPKAADGTSTGGDYMVNTNAELRVPLQHGFLLAGFFDTGSVWFPHNQESGFDLRKSAGAGLRYLTPVGPLSLDFGWKLDRRQEESPYEWHFTIGAIF
- a CDS encoding GGDEF domain-containing protein, whose protein sequence is MSNDLTGRVLMSAALVAGAGCVLLLLSRARAERRYRFMKTLAEKDSLTLLYNHGAFHERLVVEIERAARYERDLSAIMIDLDGFKSINDTFGHLVGDEVLLLTASILGTYLRKSDIAARYGGDEFAVILPETDLEAAGAIAGRISSGITEASVKSRTGEVVRFTASIGYAVCRPESSRRGDILGEADRLMFESKRHEKGGVRGMQI
- the ilvN gene encoding acetolactate synthase small subunit, with the translated sequence MNAVLELTVSNHPGVISHVCGLFSRRAYNVEGILCMPLRHDDGKSRIWLLVNEDDRLEQVVRQVRKLVDVEEVRRHDAGHEAFTRLQEFF
- a CDS encoding HAMP domain-containing sensor histidine kinase, producing MDRISIERFRLALFGRMIMGVAHEVDNHLSVVLGFAELLQFAGGNEKKVQDSAGKIMAAGDRINRIVKQFSHYVRPHEPSVEPFSPSEMLPEVYVFTKYDLGRGNVTVAFPETVPPGLINGDRRDLGLALTCLLLNGSEAMADRGGTLTLDVVKDGASWRFRVADQGPGLGVEAGERAFEEGFTTREGAAHAGLGLPVARFLAEAAGGEVSVENAPGGGCVAELRVPVR
- a CDS encoding GGDEF domain-containing protein → MKALLRRMQLASGEIPTTEELDLINESRERVELVIRARWALLAIMALFGGIAFVFFQFASAREEEVPLAQKVVPVVALLFVLGYNALFSWLSNRLVGIRGLNMLQLLFDLVFVTVLVHFSGGVLSWFWAMYLVLTLEAALIMEKRGDCHIIAATASLAFGGLLIAEFSGLLRPVPMPFYADTTLQHNFSYEMIKWAWMSIACFCVAHIGSYMMDTIRTREAQLHVLVNRDPLTSLYNRRHFFLRLNSEIQRARRYGRTLSLLIIDVDHFKRYNDAFGHPAGDQLLKDLSALLMTGIRRSDLKPSYEVDIGCRYGGEEFAIILPEAASVQGEVAAERLRASVETRGAIVVAERIRQLIEKAKWDGRTVTVSIGVASFPEHGAEIEPLLKAADDALYAAKAQGRNRVMVADSGNPGQREEQGRG
- a CDS encoding translocation/assembly module TamB, translated to MRRWAWWTAIGILVAVLAGLGAWRIKLELPDQLRRIEDALREEAARYGIGVSWRSLRFHPFYLSITFDDVRLRDTIANLPLGSARTVDVSLSPRLLLFGESPVSKIRVRGFTFRFGEADLPILDRIRAAPSGGGTLPDIFLFDGTTQVGPFGKLEQVRMRIPSARIRHVRFFGTRVTFAVDNVSAAVEYPVVGPGMWPFPSLSGDLLIKEKIVSVRRFRADGPSASLKGSGSIDLARVKNDLKISGAVDMARWIAIDAPGARWIARFMHEGKGEFSASLKGALSDPSGAVKASLRNGRFEGLDAADFELSATLKERQLRIGGLKGTLWRGSLTATGSYDIPKRQGTLTASLERASLKALPWPAAAGGWRPSGLGNLTVAASGNLDSLAGSIGLAVPEGFERAVPGTGQERIRMPLLAGLAGKVMIASKRAEIGTARIQLGRTDFTAAGTVDWGRRRLSASGTASSPFGRTADFGIREPVSWRRLAGQWSLDGDFTAPEIKAQLSAESIGVSAFPQVPVSAKVEGNLADVVHFVADVPSDLAKATATGTVTGPLAHKPLQLDAAVTARDIDFSRLSSWIASASSPPEVDTAAAARYLETLAGRGSAELELAYSDVEKTVTGSVHSGSVSLRGVTVQAVSADGNWRGGPRGGHWQGAASGDIAGGRIQVGGTGEGMRAELKGSADRIDIARVAALLPGRQLDGIQGAVSLDLLARVDAGGRFELPDVRLSISDLVAAGVSWGRVTGNGKLGAETGSFGFASESPALRLTGGISRGQGIPVTFRLSGAQLPTSLIASMAGKSSLPTEGKWDFEADGQLKASELAGGIRSVPSATSAFHFRLSGTSPSVSEVGFESVLAEGRKEGAALVGEIRTGAPDGRLACKIGLQGPYPFHAEGPFSFGNRKSVGKEEMRNPFSMSGRIELTGTLQSFDKTTGSIQVDQLRYKQGGIDLFGKELAAKLGADGIRWSGGTVVASGNPISVSGKVSWKGEMDARVEGKMPAAMVRLATDIFDRLDGTVTMNIRVTGKLDNPNIVGTGHLEGGVFSFKGYGQLFEEMKADAIISREKIVFEHFDGRSGGGFLDGRGELPLQFDAGQRMFFSVDFLDMRYPYPDDFRPVLQGHAELIGPVENLLVTGDIEIQSARYTRTIRPQKLMLDFKRRLADVTARRQKDEFRVRLDINVVADGTLEIRNNLATATAKGEFKVVGDTSRIIVLGAFDVLEGKIEFQGDAYDVKHLSIDFNDPRRNNPRIDGRAEVKKNNYLVTILVTGTLDKYEVDLASDPPLSKNDIVSLLSLGVTSQSLAGQEGSVGASLGASIALGPYKGRVEEGIRNLVGLDKLALEAAFSSATKSFEPRFVVGKTFGERITVSVSTLVGATSDSSASIEFKLLENVFLQGAWQSATTQKTGDLGADIKFKYRYRTFSDFLGGRD
- the ilvB gene encoding acetolactate synthase large subunit → MRLNGAQIIVQLLERQGIRTVAGIPGGANLPLYDALSRSRRIRHILARHEQGAGFMAQGMARVTGSPAVFFATSGPGAVNALTAIADAKLDSVPVICITGQVPTGLIGTDAFQEIDTYGLTVPITKHNFLVRSVAELFDVIPAAFRIASSGRLGPVVIDVPKDVQAGTVEFLSWPEPGAPEGPPPFDRAAAVRAADWIAGSERPVLYLGGGVIQSGAAPAAKRLAESCAIPVTTSLLGLGAIPADHLLSIGMLGMHAARFTNMLLQECDLLIAVGARFDDRATGRVNEFCPGARIIHVDIDESELDKIRAAHIGIVGDAREVLEAWLPIAASPARGAWLERVRELRSSHPIRLPGQGDPLTAYGLISETARILGDDAIVATDVGQHQMRTAQAWPFSKARQWLTSGGLGTMGFGLPAAIGAALAAPDRTVACFTGDGSLLMNIQELATAAEEGLNVKVLLADNGALGLVHQQQELFYGGRYFASDFKAKPDFVKIAEGFGIPAIDLSTAGNPRDALAGLLERTGPCLVRVPVDASDNVYPMVPPGAANTTMIGGEPQ
- a CDS encoding Dabb family protein; translation: MIVHIVLFKLKDGSPESVDSARGVLEGLRGKIPVLRSLEVGVDILRTERSYDLALTAVFDSLDDLQAYQVHPAHQEVIAYMGRVRESAVAVDYRRP